In Streptomyces sp. NBC_00306, a single genomic region encodes these proteins:
- a CDS encoding cobalamin-binding protein produces MRIVSLLPAATDIVAELGLSEQLVGRTHECDWPPRDVASVPVVTGADLDQDRLTSREISDAVGGSAHSGSSLYTLDTGALAALRPDFVLTQDLCDVCAVSYEKVSRSVRLLNADTRVLSLEPRTLDDVLACLVTVGTLLGVRERAEQRRADLAARLDRVGAAVAGRARPRVMAIEWLDPLWPAGHWVPEQITAAGGEPLLAAPGEHTKPVSWDAVCVARPDVLLVLPCGFPPERTLRERELLTRLPGWEDLPAVRADQVWVLDGPSYFNRPGPRVVRGAEVLAHVLHAVRVGAPVTPAEARRL; encoded by the coding sequence ATGCGCATCGTCTCCCTGCTGCCTGCCGCGACCGACATCGTGGCCGAGCTCGGTCTGTCCGAGCAGCTCGTCGGCCGCACCCACGAATGCGACTGGCCGCCGCGGGACGTTGCGTCCGTCCCCGTGGTCACGGGCGCCGACCTGGACCAGGACCGGCTCACCAGCCGGGAGATCTCCGACGCCGTCGGCGGATCGGCGCACTCCGGATCCTCGCTCTACACCCTGGACACCGGGGCACTCGCAGCCTTGCGCCCCGACTTCGTCCTCACCCAGGACCTGTGCGACGTGTGCGCCGTCTCCTACGAGAAGGTCAGCCGGAGCGTACGCCTTCTCAACGCCGACACCCGGGTCTTGAGCCTGGAGCCCCGCACGCTGGACGACGTGCTGGCCTGTCTGGTCACGGTCGGAACACTGCTCGGCGTACGGGAACGCGCCGAGCAGCGCCGGGCCGACCTGGCCGCCCGCCTCGACAGGGTCGGCGCTGCGGTCGCGGGCCGTGCCCGTCCCCGGGTGATGGCGATCGAATGGCTGGACCCGCTGTGGCCCGCCGGGCACTGGGTGCCCGAGCAGATCACGGCAGCCGGCGGCGAGCCGCTCCTCGCCGCGCCCGGCGAGCACACGAAGCCGGTGTCGTGGGACGCTGTATGCGTCGCACGTCCGGATGTGCTGCTCGTCCTGCCGTGCGGCTTTCCGCCGGAACGGACGCTGCGGGAGCGGGAGTTGCTCACCAGGCTGCCCGGGTGGGAGGACCTGCCCGCGGTGCGCGCCGACCAGGTATGGGTCTTGGACGGCCCGTCCTACTTCAACCGCCCGGGGCCCCGAGTGGTCCGGGGAGCGGAGGTTCTGGCTCACGTCCTGCACGCCGTACGGGTCGGAGCGCCGGTCACGCCGGCCGAGGCACGCCGTCTGTGA
- a CDS encoding dihydrofolate reductase family protein, with protein sequence MGLIDIEMFATLDLVGQAPGGPDEDPVGFPFGGWQAPLLDEVSGAQVSAAYEGTDALLLGRRTYDIFAAYWPHQEDGEDNEIATLFNRVPKYVASRGRPDLSWAGSTQLGPDLARAVREIRDRHEHVKVVGSLNLVQTLLREKLFDRLDLWLHPIVLGVGKKVFDDGAVPSNVTLLAPPVAGPKGTVYLRYGLADGTPATGDMSAPDRGAGSDG encoded by the coding sequence ATGGGCCTCATCGACATCGAGATGTTCGCGACCCTCGACCTTGTCGGGCAGGCGCCCGGCGGCCCGGACGAGGACCCGGTGGGGTTCCCGTTCGGTGGCTGGCAGGCGCCCTTGCTGGACGAGGTCTCAGGCGCGCAGGTCAGTGCCGCGTACGAGGGTACGGACGCCCTTCTGCTCGGTCGGCGGACGTACGACATCTTCGCCGCCTACTGGCCTCACCAGGAGGATGGAGAGGACAACGAGATCGCCACACTCTTCAACCGTGTCCCGAAGTACGTGGCCTCTCGCGGCAGGCCCGACCTCTCGTGGGCCGGGTCCACGCAGCTCGGCCCGGACCTCGCCCGCGCGGTGCGCGAGATCCGAGACCGGCACGAGCATGTGAAGGTCGTCGGGAGCCTGAACCTCGTGCAGACCCTCCTGCGCGAGAAGCTCTTCGACCGTCTTGACCTCTGGCTGCATCCGATCGTGCTCGGCGTCGGGAAGAAGGTGTTCGACGATGGCGCGGTGCCTTCCAACGTCACGCTCCTCGCGCCCCCGGTAGCCGGCCCGAAGGGCACCGTGTACCTGCGATACGGACTCGCCGACGGCACGCCCGCGACGGGGGACATGAGCGCACCTGACCGCGGTGCCGGAAGCGACGGCTGA
- a CDS encoding MerR family transcriptional regulator → MNGHTLYSIGELARRTGTTVKTVRFYSDCGLVPPADRSPVGYRLYDNGAVARLDFVRTLRDLGLDLAVIRKVLDRELALSEVAEAHADALDVQIRILRLRRAVLTAMARRGATPEEATLMHHLAQLSEVERQRLVGDFLDAAFSGVGTGSVLAGIMRSMTPELPDNPDTEQVQAWVELAELSQDPDFRALLRHMAEEELAGHIHGATPALHSDLTAIVRDQIAPALAAGIEPASLQADPIVAVLMTRCAHLLDYGDDAGARCRLLVRLERVNDPRRERYLSLLAVINGWPEPESLRPVLDWAVHALRARIHG, encoded by the coding sequence ATGAATGGTCATACGCTCTACTCCATCGGCGAGTTGGCGCGACGGACTGGTACCACGGTAAAGACTGTCCGGTTCTACTCCGACTGCGGACTCGTACCCCCCGCTGACCGCAGCCCGGTCGGCTATCGCCTCTACGACAACGGTGCCGTCGCCCGCCTGGATTTTGTGCGAACCCTGCGCGACCTGGGCCTGGACCTGGCGGTCATCCGGAAGGTCCTGGACCGGGAACTCGCCCTGTCGGAGGTTGCCGAGGCGCATGCCGACGCGTTGGACGTGCAGATCCGAATCCTGCGGCTGCGGCGTGCAGTGCTGACCGCCATGGCGAGGCGCGGGGCGACCCCTGAGGAGGCGACTCTGATGCACCACCTGGCCCAGCTCTCCGAAGTCGAGCGCCAACGGCTGGTCGGTGACTTCCTCGACGCTGCCTTCAGCGGTGTGGGTACTGGCTCCGTGCTTGCGGGGATCATGCGCTCAATGACACCGGAACTGCCGGACAACCCCGATACGGAGCAGGTTCAGGCGTGGGTGGAACTGGCGGAGCTGTCCCAGGACCCGGACTTTCGCGCCCTTCTGCGGCACATGGCCGAGGAAGAGTTGGCTGGGCACATCCACGGGGCTACCCCCGCGCTGCACAGCGACTTGACTGCGATCGTCCGTGACCAGATCGCGCCGGCGCTGGCAGCGGGTATCGAACCGGCCTCGCTGCAGGCCGATCCGATCGTCGCGGTCCTCATGACCCGCTGCGCACATCTCCTCGACTACGGTGACGACGCCGGGGCGCGGTGCCGGCTCCTGGTCCGGCTGGAACGCGTGAACGACCCACGCAGAGAGCGGTACTTGTCGTTGCTTGCGGTGATCAACGGCTGGCCGGAGCCGGAGAGCCTGCGGCCGGTGCTCGATTGGGCCGTCCATGCTCTGCGGGCTCGGATACACGGATGA